One stretch of Balneolaceae bacterium DNA includes these proteins:
- a CDS encoding PH domain-containing protein encodes MRPAPENQLPRSAVRAWRISSVLVGLLILMVPVFLWLLGLGEDGPPRWLAYGLAGAVAVCTGVWTLLIPEIRWRRWRYQVDEHEIDLRRGAIIISRTLVPANRVQHVDTRQGPILRNYGLADVTISTAATTHKIPALDEETAELVRDRISQFARLAQEDV; translated from the coding sequence ATGAGACCCGCACCTGAAAACCAACTGCCCCGATCCGCCGTCCGCGCCTGGCGCATCAGCTCCGTGCTGGTGGGCCTGCTCATCCTGATGGTCCCCGTTTTCCTGTGGCTGCTTGGGTTGGGCGAGGATGGGCCGCCCCGATGGCTGGCCTACGGACTGGCGGGGGCCGTGGCGGTCTGCACGGGGGTGTGGACCCTGCTCATACCTGAAATCCGCTGGCGGCGCTGGCGCTACCAGGTAGACGAGCACGAAATCGATCTGCGGCGCGGCGCCATTATTATCAGCCGCACATTGGTACCCGCCAACCGGGTGCAGCATGTGGACACCCGCCAGGGTCCCATCCTCCGCAATTACGGGCTGGCCGACGTAACCATCTCCACCGCAGCCACCACCCACAAGATTCCCGCCCTGGACGAGGAAACTGCCGAGCTGGTCCGCGACCGCATATCCCAATTCGCACGACTGGCCCAGGAAGATGTCTGA
- a CDS encoding Gfo/Idh/MocA family oxidoreductase, producing the protein MEHLRVGFIGSGFIAHFMATAMQQVRHVELTAVYRRGGAGELAEKARKSGLGDCRVYDTVEEVCQHCDAVAILAPNYVRVEIMEEIAEAVRKGAGLKGVICEKPLGRTVAEAQRLVELAGKADLLTSYFENQIFMRAINNALAQLEPQMETMGNLTLARSTEEHAGPHNGWFWDPRRQGGGVLSDMGCHSIAVSRHILTPPGRDPSFLRPVSMQCDTSLLKWGQPTYRDQLIDRYGVDYSETPAEDFCTGIVTFENPDTGQRVKGQFTDSWMYDKQGLRLTMEGLGPGYAMEINTLQSPLEIFIGDEAAEAAADAETALEKATASRGLMAVQPNEADLYGYVGELDDMTRAFLEGRDATLDWSYGLEITRLVQAAYLAAEEGRTVDLTDGKVQERLDGYTSLIAQGEGAQVL; encoded by the coding sequence ATGGAACATTTAAGAGTTGGATTCATCGGATCCGGATTCATCGCGCATTTCATGGCCACCGCCATGCAGCAGGTACGCCACGTGGAACTGACCGCCGTCTACCGGCGGGGCGGCGCCGGGGAGCTGGCCGAGAAGGCCCGCAAGAGCGGCCTGGGCGACTGCAGGGTCTACGACACGGTGGAGGAGGTCTGTCAACACTGCGACGCCGTCGCCATCCTGGCGCCCAATTACGTGCGGGTGGAGATCATGGAAGAAATCGCCGAGGCGGTGCGCAAGGGCGCCGGGCTGAAGGGCGTGATCTGCGAAAAACCGCTGGGGCGTACCGTGGCCGAGGCGCAGAGGCTGGTGGAGCTGGCCGGAAAGGCCGACCTGCTCACCTCCTATTTCGAAAACCAGATCTTCATGCGCGCCATCAACAACGCCCTGGCCCAGCTCGAACCGCAGATGGAGACCATGGGCAACCTGACCCTGGCGCGAAGCACCGAGGAGCACGCCGGCCCGCATAACGGCTGGTTCTGGGACCCCCGCAGGCAGGGAGGCGGAGTGCTCTCCGACATGGGCTGCCACAGCATCGCCGTTTCCCGCCACATCCTCACGCCTCCAGGCCGCGACCCCTCCTTCCTGCGTCCCGTATCCATGCAGTGCGACACCAGCCTGCTGAAATGGGGGCAGCCCACCTACCGCGACCAATTGATTGATCGCTACGGGGTGGACTACAGCGAGACCCCGGCGGAGGATTTCTGCACGGGCATCGTCACCTTCGAGAACCCCGATACCGGCCAGAGGGTCAAGGGACAGTTTACCGACTCCTGGATGTACGACAAACAGGGATTGCGGCTGACCATGGAGGGACTTGGACCGGGCTACGCCATGGAGATCAACACCCTGCAGTCACCCCTCGAGATCTTCATAGGAGACGAAGCGGCGGAGGCCGCCGCCGACGCGGAGACAGCCCTGGAAAAGGCCACGGCCAGCAGGGGCCTCATGGCGGTGCAGCCCAACGAGGCCGATCTGTACGGCTACGTGGGCGAGCTGGACGACATGACCCGGGCATTCCTGGAGGGACGGGACGCGACACTGGACTGGTCCTACGGACTTGAAATTACCCGCCTGGTGCAGGCGGCCTACCTTGCGGCGGAGGAGGGACGCACGGTAGACCTGACCGACGGGAAGGTGCAGGAGCGCCTGGACGGCTACACCTCGCTCATCGCGCAGGGCGAGGGGGCGCAGGTGCTCTAG
- a CDS encoding MFS transporter, with product MNSDSDGAYSRSALFSWAMYDWANSAFFAVIQTFVFATFFINAVAADETAGSTLWGNTISLAGLLIAVGGPFLGAIADQTGRRKPWIAAFSLLCIAATALLWYVAPGQEYLWLALGLIFAGTVGSECAIIFYNAMLPDLAPQRVLGRWSGWAWGLGYAGGLACLLVALYVFIDVEQAPFGLDRASSEHVRATFLLTAAWYLLFSLPLFLRTPDTPRTGVSLRKAAARGWKQLRTSVRQVRQYRHIVRFLVARMIFIDALATVFAFGGIYAAGTFEMNETQVLTFGIGLNLTAGVGAALFAWIDDRLGSRLTILVSLAGLIAMTSAVLLVGTETLFWVFGLILGVFVGPVQAAGRSWMARAAPPDLRNQMFGLFALSGKVTAFMGPFLVGWLTWLAGSQRIGMSVIVVLFCLGLWLMLGVPEAEHALAEGSANKK from the coding sequence ATGAACAGCGATTCCGACGGAGCCTATTCCCGATCCGCCCTCTTCTCGTGGGCGATGTACGACTGGGCCAACAGCGCCTTCTTCGCGGTTATCCAGACCTTCGTCTTCGCAACCTTTTTCATCAATGCGGTGGCCGCCGACGAGACGGCCGGCAGTACCCTCTGGGGCAATACCATCAGCCTGGCCGGCCTGCTCATTGCCGTCGGTGGACCATTCCTGGGCGCCATCGCCGACCAGACGGGCCGGCGCAAACCCTGGATTGCCGCCTTCAGCCTGCTCTGCATCGCAGCCACCGCACTGCTCTGGTATGTGGCCCCGGGCCAGGAGTACCTGTGGCTTGCGCTGGGACTCATTTTCGCGGGCACCGTGGGTTCGGAGTGCGCCATCATCTTTTACAACGCCATGCTGCCCGACCTGGCCCCGCAGCGCGTGCTGGGACGCTGGTCGGGCTGGGCGTGGGGACTGGGTTACGCCGGGGGACTGGCCTGCCTGCTGGTGGCCCTCTACGTCTTCATCGACGTGGAGCAGGCGCCCTTCGGGCTCGACAGGGCCTCCTCGGAGCACGTGCGCGCCACCTTCCTGCTCACCGCCGCCTGGTACCTGCTCTTCTCCCTGCCGCTCTTTCTGCGCACCCCCGACACGCCCCGCACGGGGGTTTCCCTGCGCAAGGCTGCCGCCCGCGGCTGGAAACAGCTCCGCACGTCGGTCCGCCAGGTGCGACAGTACCGCCATATCGTGCGCTTCCTGGTAGCCCGCATGATCTTCATTGACGCCCTCGCCACCGTCTTCGCCTTCGGGGGCATCTACGCCGCGGGCACCTTCGAGATGAACGAGACCCAGGTACTGACTTTCGGCATTGGACTCAACCTGACGGCCGGCGTGGGGGCGGCCCTCTTCGCCTGGATTGACGACCGTCTGGGCAGTCGCCTGACCATTCTGGTCTCCCTGGCCGGGCTCATCGCCATGACCTCCGCCGTGCTACTGGTGGGTACGGAGACCCTCTTCTGGGTGTTCGGGCTCATCCTGGGCGTATTTGTGGGACCCGTGCAGGCGGCGGGGCGCTCCTGGATGGCGCGGGCCGCGCCCCCGGACCTTCGCAACCAGATGTTCGGGCTCTTTGCCCTCTCCGGCAAGGTGACCGCTTTCATGGGGCCCTTCCTGGTGGGCTGGCTCACCTGGCTGGCCGGCAGCCAGCGCATCGGCATGAGCGTGATCGTCGTACTCTTCTGCCTGGGACTTTGGCTGATGCTGGGCGTGCCCGAAGCGGAGCACGCCCTGGCCGAAGGGTCTGCCAATAAAAAATGA
- a CDS encoding UPF0182 family protein, translating into MSILPNVFKKKRTWILLVFLILLLVGAFTDWIVEYLWLDALGYSPVFWTIKKTQLLLMGGALLVALGYVMTNMNLLARNVGSLPSSPSPLGQLDLGQIDRSKIKGTLMGAGALISVFFSMAFFMRWDTYFRFHWSEVFGQADPIFGNDIGFYVFRLPFLELIQNSLTLLVFFTVAACAVIYLYAGTLSVREDGKGVSAPRPVSRHLNLNLGLWLLLLAWGYFLERYQLLYKDNGVVYGADYVDMSVTLPVLWVLFVACLLLAAVAFWQLYKPRFKWLLGGAAAVLVIGGVGQAVLPPAVQSLRVNPNELQLQTPYIEHNIAQTRQAYELDQMNVRNYEAGDTLSRAKLQQNQSTVDNIRLWDPRLIIQTYRQLQEIRSYYQFYNVDIDRYRTGEGYMQMMLSARELTEELPPQADTWVNRRLQYTHGYGLAMSPVAQVGRSGDPRLVIRDLPPVTEMGLTVDQPAIYFGEHNSDYKIVNTDVQELDYPRGDQNVYTSYQGGGGVSINSFLERLLFAWQFGDMNMLLTNYINEGSRIIFWKRTRERVQRIAPFLELRDRPYLVLSEGELKWIQDAYTLTPDYPYSEPAQGGYNYIRNSVKVVVDAYDGSVDFYAMTEEDPILNVYRDIFPGMFTPLEEMPEDLKGHLRYPQHIFQDQIAKYNVYHMTDPQVFYNNEDLWTRPNEKYGGQQIPMEPYYILTRLPGEEELQYLLISPLTPANRDNMIGWMAAKNDFPDYGEVSVFQLPKERLILGPAQIEAKIDQDTEISRQLSLWDQRGSSVIRGNLMVIPIEDSFLYVEPVFLIAQGVDIPQLQRVIVTAGDQIAMQPTLQQGIDALYEEDVNPVALDTSATPQPPPPALGADTAAAGEAATTAAELTSEQVDRLRTLWQEARAAMRDGNWTLYGQKMDEIGRLLNGSNNP; encoded by the coding sequence ATGAGCATCCTGCCGAACGTCTTCAAGAAAAAACGAACCTGGATTCTGCTGGTATTCCTGATCCTGCTGCTGGTGGGTGCCTTCACCGACTGGATCGTCGAGTACCTCTGGCTGGACGCCCTGGGCTACTCCCCCGTCTTCTGGACCATCAAGAAGACCCAGCTGCTGCTGATGGGCGGGGCCCTGCTGGTGGCCCTGGGCTATGTGATGACCAACATGAACCTGCTGGCGCGCAACGTGGGCAGCCTCCCCTCCTCCCCCTCTCCCCTGGGACAGCTTGACCTGGGGCAGATCGACCGCTCCAAGATCAAGGGCACGCTCATGGGCGCCGGGGCGCTGATCAGCGTCTTCTTCTCCATGGCCTTTTTCATGCGCTGGGACACCTACTTCCGTTTCCACTGGAGCGAGGTCTTCGGCCAGGCCGATCCCATATTCGGCAACGACATCGGCTTCTACGTCTTCCGCCTCCCCTTCCTGGAGCTTATACAGAACAGCCTGACCCTGCTGGTCTTTTTCACCGTGGCCGCCTGCGCCGTTATCTATCTTTATGCAGGCACTCTCTCGGTGCGGGAGGACGGCAAGGGGGTTTCCGCCCCGCGTCCGGTGTCGCGCCACCTCAACCTCAACCTGGGACTCTGGCTGCTGCTGCTGGCCTGGGGCTACTTCCTGGAGCGCTACCAGCTGCTCTACAAGGACAACGGGGTGGTCTACGGGGCTGACTACGTGGACATGAGCGTGACGCTCCCGGTGCTCTGGGTGCTCTTCGTGGCCTGCCTGCTGCTGGCCGCCGTGGCCTTCTGGCAGCTCTACAAGCCGCGCTTCAAATGGCTGCTGGGAGGAGCCGCGGCCGTGCTGGTCATCGGCGGCGTGGGACAGGCCGTGCTGCCGCCGGCCGTGCAGAGCCTGCGGGTCAATCCCAATGAGCTCCAGCTCCAGACGCCCTACATCGAGCACAATATCGCCCAGACGCGCCAGGCCTACGAGCTGGACCAGATGAATGTGCGCAACTACGAGGCGGGCGACACCCTCTCCCGCGCCAAGCTGCAGCAGAACCAGAGCACAGTGGACAACATCCGGCTGTGGGACCCGCGGCTGATCATCCAGACCTACCGGCAGCTGCAGGAGATCCGTTCCTACTACCAGTTCTACAACGTGGACATCGACCGCTACCGGACCGGCGAAGGGTACATGCAAATGATGCTCTCGGCCCGTGAGCTCACCGAGGAACTGCCCCCGCAGGCCGACACCTGGGTCAACCGCCGCCTGCAGTACACCCACGGCTACGGACTTGCCATGAGTCCCGTAGCCCAGGTGGGTCGCTCCGGCGATCCCCGCCTGGTGATACGCGACCTGCCGCCGGTGACCGAAATGGGTCTCACCGTCGACCAGCCCGCCATCTACTTCGGGGAGCACAACAGCGACTACAAGATCGTCAACACCGACGTACAGGAGCTGGACTATCCGCGCGGCGACCAGAACGTCTACACCAGCTACCAGGGAGGCGGGGGGGTCTCCATCAACAGCTTCCTGGAGCGGCTGCTCTTTGCCTGGCAGTTCGGCGACATGAACATGCTGCTCACCAACTACATAAACGAGGGCAGCCGCATCATCTTCTGGAAACGCACCCGGGAGCGGGTGCAGCGCATCGCTCCCTTCCTGGAGCTGCGCGACCGGCCCTACCTGGTGCTCAGCGAAGGCGAACTGAAGTGGATACAGGACGCCTACACCCTCACCCCCGACTACCCCTACTCCGAGCCGGCGCAGGGCGGCTACAACTACATCCGCAACTCGGTCAAGGTGGTGGTGGACGCCTACGACGGGTCGGTGGATTTCTACGCCATGACCGAAGAGGATCCCATCCTGAATGTCTACCGCGACATCTTTCCCGGCATGTTTACCCCCCTGGAGGAGATGCCGGAGGATCTGAAGGGACACCTGCGCTATCCCCAGCACATCTTCCAGGACCAGATCGCCAAGTACAACGTCTACCACATGACCGATCCGCAGGTCTTCTACAACAACGAGGACCTCTGGACGCGTCCCAACGAGAAGTACGGGGGACAGCAGATCCCCATGGAGCCCTACTACATCCTTACCCGCCTGCCCGGGGAGGAAGAGCTGCAATATCTGCTCATCTCCCCCCTCACCCCCGCCAACCGCGACAACATGATCGGCTGGATGGCGGCCAAAAATGATTTCCCCGATTACGGGGAGGTCTCCGTCTTCCAGCTTCCCAAGGAGCGCCTGATCCTGGGACCCGCCCAGATTGAGGCGAAAATCGACCAGGATACCGAGATTTCACGGCAGCTTTCGCTGTGGGACCAGCGCGGATCGTCGGTCATACGCGGCAATCTTATGGTCATTCCCATCGAGGACTCCTTCCTCTACGTAGAGCCGGTCTTCCTGATCGCCCAGGGCGTGGACATTCCACAGCTCCAGCGGGTGATCGTGACGGCAGGCGACCAGATCGCCATGCAGCCGACGCTCCAGCAGGGCATCGACGCCCTCTACGAAGAAGACGTCAATCCGGTAGCGCTGGACACCTCCGCGACCCCGCAGCCTCCCCCGCCGGCCCTCGGTGCCGATACGGCCGCAGCGGGCGAGGCGGCCACGACAGCCGCAGAGCTCACTTCCGAACAGGTCGACCGCCTGAGGACCCTCTGGCAGGAGGCGCGCGCCGCCATGCGCGACGGAAACTGGACCCTCTACGGGCAGAAAATGGACGAGATCGGGCGGTTGCTGAACGGATCGAACAACCCATAG
- a CDS encoding histone H1, producing the protein MSRFDDIKGLVEGFEADMKKFYGKGNKAAGTRARKGLQELRKLAQEVRLEIQDIKNKG; encoded by the coding sequence ATGAGCAGATTCGACGACATCAAAGGACTGGTTGAAGGTTTTGAAGCCGACATGAAGAAATTCTATGGCAAAGGCAACAAGGCCGCCGGCACCCGCGCCCGCAAGGGACTGCAGGAGCTGCGCAAACTGGCCCAGGAAGTACGCCTGGAAATCCAGGACATCAAGAACAAGGGCTAG
- a CDS encoding MFS transporter, whose translation MKQAPIYSRREPLQKVLLLAGIVLVSLNLRPALASVGPLVGAIRASTGLSNTLLGLLTTLPLIAFGVVSMFTPLFTRRFGLEGTMAGAMGLLTLGLLLRVPEPVGALFGGTLLLGVAIALGNTLLPVIAKRDFPHHTGAVTGLYSSVLGVGAAAGAGLSIPLAEGVGLGWRWSLGSWALLSLAGLLAWLPQLRYRERPTPGRSHRKAMWELGRSRQAWQVALFMGLQSLTFYVVLAWLPELLRDRGMAAGPAGWMLSLSQAMGVLGTLVIPAWAEKLRSQRGMVWVLVAMEGVSLAGLALPEAPMAALWVSLIGFSLGGSFGLALLFIVLRSSNSQRATELSGMAQSAGYLLAAAGPTLFGALHDLTAGWLLPLGFLGVVAVLKTWMGHGAGAPQT comes from the coding sequence GTGAAGCAGGCACCCATCTACTCCCGGCGGGAACCTCTCCAGAAGGTCCTGCTGCTGGCGGGCATTGTCCTGGTCTCCCTCAACCTGCGCCCGGCCCTCGCCTCGGTGGGTCCGCTGGTGGGTGCCATACGCGCCTCCACGGGCCTGTCGAACACCCTGCTGGGCCTGCTCACCACCCTGCCGCTGATCGCCTTCGGGGTGGTCTCCATGTTCACGCCGCTGTTCACCCGCCGTTTCGGTCTGGAGGGCACCATGGCGGGTGCCATGGGACTGCTGACCCTGGGCCTTCTGCTGCGTGTGCCCGAACCGGTGGGCGCACTCTTCGGGGGCACCCTGCTGCTGGGGGTGGCCATCGCCCTCGGCAACACCCTGCTTCCGGTCATCGCCAAAAGGGACTTCCCCCACCATACGGGCGCTGTCACAGGACTCTATTCCAGTGTGTTGGGCGTGGGCGCGGCCGCAGGCGCAGGACTGAGCATTCCCCTGGCCGAGGGCGTGGGACTGGGCTGGCGCTGGTCGCTGGGATCCTGGGCCCTGCTCTCCCTCGCAGGCCTGCTGGCCTGGCTGCCGCAGCTTCGCTACCGGGAACGTCCGACACCTGGACGCAGCCACCGCAAGGCGATGTGGGAACTGGGCCGATCGCGGCAGGCCTGGCAGGTGGCGCTATTCATGGGACTGCAGTCGCTTACGTTCTACGTGGTGCTGGCCTGGCTGCCGGAGCTGCTGCGCGACCGCGGCATGGCGGCAGGCCCCGCCGGCTGGATGCTCTCCCTCTCACAGGCCATGGGCGTGCTGGGAACGCTGGTCATCCCGGCCTGGGCCGAAAAGCTGCGCAGCCAGCGCGGTATGGTCTGGGTGCTGGTGGCCATGGAAGGGGTGAGCCTGGCCGGGCTGGCCCTGCCGGAGGCTCCCATGGCGGCACTCTGGGTCTCGCTGATCGGCTTTTCGCTGGGCGGGAGCTTCGGACTGGCGCTGCTCTTTATCGTGCTGCGCTCGAGCAACTCCCAGCGCGCCACCGAACTCTCGGGCATGGCGCAGTCGGCGGGCTACCTGCTGGCGGCCGCCGGACCCACCCTATTCGGGGCCCTGCACGACCTGACGGCCGGATGGCTGCTCCCCCTGGGCTTCCTCGGGGTCGTGGCAGTCCTCAAGACGTGGATGGGCCACGGCGCGGGCGCGCCGCAAACCTAG
- a CDS encoding sensor histidine kinase, with amino-acid sequence MKARSRRFLPVLLTLLLLQAGWWNYARAWQQTGEAQHASHPHLSLEEIYRDADGDGASDRMGDTVRVSGMANAPSGVYHERYLQIYLQNGATGLSLFAESIDRPVSMGDSLEVLGVVQDYHGLLELEVLDYRIAGQVPLGSLRTLPLDTVYANPGRFLGMQVAGTAVVVGKGNRYNGKYLTLAPGESGNRSLMFYVTNFHRNYASFDFERVSIGDRVRVAGVVNRYTDPNRGGYIYSLFPRTTDDFAFTGIPRHYLLLGALLLGGVLLAVGAWIVSLRRQVLRKTRSLEEAVDQRDALFQEIHHRVKNNLAVISGLIDLQMDGTRDESARRVLRDSQKRIQSMALVHDKLYRSDAVTAIGMEAYVRDLVESIRRTFAERKGDVRLVLEVEDLDLDMRQVIPCGLLINELAVNAFKHAFLPEHGEEGVLTIRLEERDGAALLVISDNGPGLPEDFDLASSDSLGMILVQTFARQLSAEMEVNGRDGTAFRFTFPLEQHASVPTAPAETPSR; translated from the coding sequence ATGAAAGCACGGAGTAGACGCTTTCTGCCGGTTCTCCTGACGCTGTTATTGCTTCAGGCGGGCTGGTGGAATTACGCAAGGGCGTGGCAGCAAACCGGCGAGGCGCAGCATGCATCCCATCCCCATCTCTCTTTGGAGGAGATCTACCGTGACGCCGACGGCGACGGCGCCTCCGACCGTATGGGCGATACCGTGCGCGTGAGCGGGATGGCCAACGCTCCCAGCGGCGTCTACCACGAGCGCTACCTGCAGATCTATCTGCAGAACGGCGCCACCGGACTCTCCCTCTTTGCCGAGTCCATCGATCGGCCGGTCTCCATGGGCGACAGCCTTGAGGTGCTCGGTGTGGTGCAGGACTACCACGGGCTCCTGGAGCTGGAGGTGCTTGACTACCGCATCGCAGGACAGGTGCCGCTCGGCAGCCTGCGCACCCTTCCTCTCGACACTGTCTACGCGAATCCCGGGCGTTTTCTCGGCATGCAGGTAGCGGGAACCGCCGTGGTGGTGGGCAAGGGCAACCGCTACAACGGCAAGTACCTGACCCTCGCGCCCGGTGAGTCCGGAAACCGCTCCCTGATGTTTTATGTGACCAACTTCCACCGCAACTACGCCTCCTTCGACTTTGAACGGGTGAGCATAGGTGACCGGGTGCGGGTGGCCGGCGTGGTCAACCGCTACACCGACCCCAACAGGGGCGGTTACATCTACAGCCTTTTTCCGCGAACGACCGACGACTTCGCCTTTACCGGGATTCCGCGCCACTACCTGCTCCTGGGCGCGCTGCTGCTGGGAGGCGTACTGCTGGCAGTGGGTGCCTGGATCGTCTCCCTGCGCCGGCAGGTGCTCAGGAAGACCCGCAGCCTGGAGGAGGCGGTCGACCAACGTGACGCCCTCTTCCAGGAGATCCATCACCGCGTCAAGAACAACCTGGCGGTCATCTCCGGGCTCATCGACCTGCAGATGGACGGTACCCGGGACGAGTCCGCGCGGCGGGTGCTGCGCGACAGCCAGAAACGCATACAGTCCATGGCTCTGGTGCACGACAAGCTCTACCGCTCCGATGCCGTCACCGCCATCGGCATGGAGGCCTACGTGAGAGACCTGGTGGAGTCCATCCGCCGTACCTTTGCCGAGAGAAAGGGCGACGTGCGCCTGGTACTGGAGGTGGAGGACCTCGATCTTGACATGCGGCAGGTTATTCCCTGCGGACTGCTGATCAACGAACTGGCGGTCAATGCCTTCAAGCACGCCTTCCTGCCGGAGCACGGGGAGGAGGGGGTGCTGACGATCCGACTGGAGGAAAGGGACGGGGCGGCGCTGCTTGTCATCTCGGACAACGGTCCCGGTCTGCCGGAGGATTTCGATCTGGCCTCCAGCGATTCCCTCGGCATGATACTGGTACAGACTTTCGCCCGGCAGCTTTCGGCCGAGATGGAGGTGAACGGCCGCGATGGGACCGCCTTCCGTTTTACTTTTCCTCTTGAGCAGCATGCCTCCGTACCGACCGCACCGGCGGAAACCCCCAGCCGCTAG